From a region of the Constantimarinum furrinae genome:
- a CDS encoding GEVED domain-containing protein — protein MNLKNYSFLILIMVFSFSMTAQESIPNVPQNANYVGTVTSMEYVPSIASRMSELVPADMTPRQARDKRSQGNKVVIGKDPQTTDDILASNPDPATGSVRSMPPILVFDAASSNSQPTDPSLAVGPNHVFVVFNTGFTIYDKAGNQLLGQTSPNPAIFPSGGCCDLTVSYDNLADRWVVSFLGGGAQIAVSDGPDPLTSGWYVYTIGAINDYQKLSVWSDGYYMTDNTGSSNKVWAMERDEMLAGNPGAQILGFNLPGIVTSGFYSPQVLNISDDTHPATGGATVIYMQDDAWSGVSTDHVKYWTIDVDWTTPGNSTISSATQINTTPFISVFDGGSFSNLSQPNGGIAIDALQATIMNQAQFRKFGTHNSAVFNFVVDTDASSGELAGVRWFEFRQTADNMPWTLYQEGTYTAPDGRHAWHASLIMDGSGNIGMGYSSMSGPTTPTTTFVSSYYTGRFDGDPLGVMTVFEEPIAAGNANIPGLRYGDYSKIDIDPSDDETFWFINEYMNSGRKDVVGAFRLVPNTTVNDIGITAILQPVNGVLTNAETIEVSIRNFGINDITNPDIQYTIDGGTPVVETYPGTIPAESIVMYTFTTTADLSNPGSYDIEAKTNLGTDSNPGNDALTKTVTNGLLYCTPVLDCSFGDGFQLFSVAEINNPSGCEGYGDFTSQVATLNPGTTYDLTVTTGYGDQFVSVWIDFNDNGTFENNEKVVDNYEIANGQGAGTYTETMDLVVPANATLGLHRMRAKTNWDAPVPSDACDVTSFGETEDYTANIDGTLGNQEIELADSELIVVSKPNNQFDVTLVTGFDGTASIAIYNQLGQLLAFNNLVKEGDRFTYELDMSYAASGVYFIKMGDRSSKAFQSAKIIVE, from the coding sequence ATGAATCTTAAAAACTATTCTTTCTTGATTCTTATCATGGTATTTTCATTTTCCATGACTGCTCAGGAATCCATCCCCAATGTTCCTCAAAATGCTAATTATGTAGGGACTGTAACCTCTATGGAGTATGTCCCTTCCATAGCTTCCAGAATGAGTGAATTGGTTCCGGCCGATATGACTCCAAGACAAGCTCGTGATAAAAGATCACAGGGTAATAAGGTGGTTATCGGAAAAGACCCGCAAACCACAGACGATATTCTGGCAAGCAATCCAGATCCCGCTACCGGATCTGTTCGATCTATGCCTCCAATTCTGGTATTTGATGCAGCTTCATCAAATTCACAACCCACAGATCCATCTTTGGCTGTAGGTCCTAATCACGTATTTGTAGTGTTTAATACCGGTTTTACAATTTATGATAAAGCAGGAAATCAATTATTAGGGCAAACAAGTCCAAACCCTGCAATCTTCCCTTCAGGCGGATGTTGCGACCTTACGGTTTCGTATGATAATCTTGCAGACAGATGGGTAGTTTCCTTCTTAGGTGGAGGTGCTCAGATAGCAGTATCTGATGGTCCAGACCCGCTTACTTCAGGTTGGTATGTGTATACCATTGGTGCGATCAACGATTACCAAAAGCTTTCGGTATGGAGTGATGGATACTATATGACAGACAATACTGGTTCTTCCAATAAGGTATGGGCCATGGAAAGAGATGAAATGCTCGCGGGAAATCCCGGAGCTCAAATTTTAGGATTCAATTTACCGGGTATAGTAACCAGCGGTTTTTACAGTCCGCAGGTTTTAAACATTAGCGATGACACTCATCCGGCTACTGGTGGTGCAACCGTTATATATATGCAGGATGATGCCTGGTCTGGTGTTTCTACAGATCATGTAAAATACTGGACGATCGATGTGGACTGGACTACTCCCGGTAACTCAACAATTTCTTCAGCAACTCAAATTAATACAACGCCATTTATATCTGTATTTGACGGAGGTAGCTTCTCAAACCTCTCGCAACCAAACGGAGGTATTGCCATCGATGCCCTACAGGCAACTATAATGAATCAGGCGCAATTCAGAAAATTCGGAACTCATAATTCGGCAGTATTCAACTTTGTGGTTGATACTGATGCATCTTCAGGTGAACTAGCAGGAGTGAGATGGTTTGAGTTTAGACAAACGGCAGACAATATGCCTTGGACCTTGTATCAGGAAGGTACCTATACTGCACCCGATGGACGACATGCATGGCATGCCAGCCTTATTATGGACGGAAGTGGAAATATTGGAATGGGTTATTCTTCAATGTCCGGACCAACTACTCCAACAACTACGTTCGTAAGTTCGTACTATACAGGGCGTTTTGATGGAGATCCTCTAGGGGTAATGACCGTGTTTGAAGAGCCTATTGCGGCAGGAAACGCAAACATCCCGGGCCTTCGATACGGAGATTATAGTAAGATCGATATTGATCCGTCAGACGATGAGACTTTCTGGTTTATCAATGAATATATGAACAGCGGAAGAAAAGATGTAGTGGGTGCCTTTAGATTAGTGCCTAATACCACTGTTAACGATATTGGAATTACGGCTATTTTACAACCGGTGAATGGTGTACTTACAAATGCCGAGACTATTGAAGTATCTATTAGAAACTTTGGAATAAACGATATTACAAATCCGGATATTCAATATACCATCGATGGAGGAACTCCTGTAGTTGAAACCTACCCGGGAACTATTCCTGCAGAATCTATAGTGATGTATACATTTACTACTACGGCAGATCTTTCAAATCCCGGATCTTACGATATAGAAGCGAAAACAAATCTGGGTACAGATTCTAACCCAGGAAACGATGCCTTAACTAAGACAGTAACCAATGGACTACTGTATTGTACTCCGGTTTTGGATTGTTCTTTTGGTGATGGATTTCAATTGTTCTCAGTCGCTGAGATTAATAACCCATCCGGGTGTGAAGGTTATGGTGATTTTACCAGTCAGGTAGCAACACTTAACCCCGGAACAACCTATGACCTAACAGTTACTACCGGTTATGGAGATCAGTTTGTAAGTGTTTGGATCGATTTCAATGATAACGGTACTTTCGAAAATAACGAAAAGGTGGTAGATAACTATGAGATCGCTAACGGTCAGGGTGCAGGGACATATACTGAAACAATGGATTTGGTTGTTCCGGCAAATGCCACGCTAGGTTTACATCGTATGCGTGCCAAGACCAACTGGGATGCTCCGGTACCTTCAGATGCGTGTGATGTTACATCTTTTGGTGAAACGGAAGACTATACTGCAAATATTGATGGTACCTTAGGGAACCAGGAGATTGAACTTGCAGATTCCGAATTGATCGTGGTGTCTAAGCCAAATAATCAATTTGATGTTACCCTTGTAACAGGTTTTGACGGCACAGCTTCTATTGCAATTTACAATCAATTAGGACAGCTTTTGGCCTTTAATAACCTTGTAAAAGAAGGTGACAGATTTACTTATGAGTTGGACATGAGCTATGCTGCGAGCGGAGTTTATTTTATAAAAATGGGAGACCGTAGTTCTAAAGCCTTTCAATCGGCTAAGATCATTGTGGAATAA
- a CDS encoding T9SS type A sorting domain-containing protein, giving the protein MKLKHYFFVVIAIVFGIQANAQQQGVAGPVDSGILADPVYVPSIAEQLRNGTFVPADNTPTEGRPKRQYGNRIVPGKGSVGVDPVLQTEAPTRQSNPPLLTFEADISQATPSDPTGAVGPNHYLAAWNSAFRIFDKSGNPLTPEASLATIFPGNAIGDPIMIYDQMADRFLITEFDANPNGFNVAVSTGPDPVNDGWHVYTTGFGTGQFPDYTKFSVWPDGYYVTANIGTRRVFAVEREKMINGESAQFQSFQLGGISTSGFYSPQGFHHTAGSHPEPGNFNIVYLQDDAWSGVADDHLKIWTINVDWETPGNSTISTAQEITTADFISVFDGGSFANLSQPSGPAIDALQATIMNQAQFRQFDGYNSVVFNFVVDTDPTAGELAGVRWYELRQTASGQPWSIFQEGTYTTPTAGRHAFSGSMAMDIYGNIGMAYSSVSTSEMISIRYTGRLQGDAPGTMTFAEGLLAQSTANSPSTRFADYVHLTVDPVTDRNFWHIAEYFNPNRRDVVGVFNLENALPANDVAIVDILPESGALTATEDITITIENYGTTTQTTIPVTYSIDGGVPVAEIYTGSIPAGGTDTYTFTVQADLSIPNHLYRIETNANLVGDNFTDNDYYAENVRNVEILSAGDLQFENAELFVTSTDNKNFEITLRTTYDDVLQFSVYDINGKQLVFNNLVNEGNKFTYSLDMSYVASGVYMIKLGNSTIEKSAKIIVK; this is encoded by the coding sequence ATGAAACTTAAACATTACTTTTTTGTAGTCATTGCTATTGTTTTTGGCATACAGGCTAATGCGCAGCAACAAGGGGTTGCGGGACCTGTGGATAGCGGGATATTGGCAGACCCGGTCTATGTACCCAGTATTGCAGAGCAATTGAGAAACGGTACCTTTGTCCCGGCCGACAATACGCCAACAGAAGGGCGTCCTAAAAGACAATACGGTAATAGGATTGTTCCCGGTAAAGGATCGGTAGGTGTTGATCCTGTACTTCAAACCGAAGCACCAACAAGACAAAGCAATCCGCCACTACTTACGTTTGAGGCAGATATTTCGCAGGCTACGCCATCAGATCCAACAGGAGCTGTAGGACCTAATCACTATTTGGCAGCCTGGAATTCGGCATTTAGAATTTTCGACAAATCGGGAAATCCGTTAACTCCTGAAGCTTCTTTGGCAACTATTTTTCCAGGGAATGCGATCGGTGACCCTATCATGATCTATGATCAAATGGCAGACCGGTTTCTTATCACAGAATTCGATGCTAATCCAAATGGTTTTAATGTGGCTGTTTCTACTGGGCCTGATCCAGTAAATGACGGATGGCATGTATATACCACAGGGTTTGGTACTGGTCAGTTCCCGGATTATACAAAATTTTCGGTATGGCCCGATGGATACTATGTTACTGCAAATATCGGTACGAGACGTGTTTTTGCTGTTGAACGCGAAAAAATGATCAACGGAGAATCGGCACAGTTTCAGAGCTTTCAGTTAGGTGGAATTTCCACCTCAGGCTTCTACAGTCCTCAAGGTTTTCATCATACGGCCGGATCTCATCCGGAACCTGGGAATTTTAATATAGTTTATCTTCAAGATGATGCTTGGAGTGGTGTGGCCGATGATCACCTAAAGATATGGACGATCAATGTAGATTGGGAGACACCCGGAAATTCAACGATTTCTACTGCTCAAGAAATTACTACTGCCGACTTTATTAGTGTTTTTGATGGGGGATCTTTTGCCAATCTTTCTCAACCATCCGGCCCTGCTATCGATGCACTGCAGGCCACTATCATGAATCAGGCGCAATTCCGTCAGTTTGACGGTTACAACTCTGTTGTTTTCAACTTTGTTGTGGATACCGATCCTACAGCAGGAGAATTAGCCGGAGTACGGTGGTATGAATTAAGACAAACAGCCAGCGGGCAACCGTGGAGTATTTTTCAGGAAGGGACATATACTACGCCTACAGCGGGTAGACATGCGTTCTCCGGAAGTATGGCCATGGATATTTATGGAAATATCGGGATGGCATATAGTTCAGTAAGTACCAGTGAAATGATCTCAATTCGATACACCGGACGCTTGCAAGGGGATGCCCCGGGTACCATGACCTTTGCTGAAGGACTATTAGCTCAGAGTACGGCTAACAGCCCATCAACACGTTTTGCAGATTACGTTCATTTAACAGTAGATCCGGTTACCGATAGAAATTTCTGGCATATTGCCGAATATTTCAATCCAAACCGTAGAGATGTTGTAGGTGTTTTTAACTTAGAGAATGCCTTACCTGCAAATGATGTTGCAATTGTTGATATATTACCGGAAAGTGGTGCATTAACCGCAACGGAGGATATTACCATTACTATAGAAAATTATGGTACCACCACCCAAACGACGATACCTGTTACTTACAGTATAGACGGAGGTGTTCCGGTTGCGGAAATATATACCGGATCTATTCCGGCTGGAGGCACAGACACGTATACCTTTACGGTACAAGCAGATCTATCTATTCCAAACCATTTATATCGTATTGAAACCAACGCGAATCTAGTGGGAGATAATTTTACCGATAATGACTATTACGCCGAAAATGTGCGCAATGTTGAAATTCTGTCTGCGGGAGATCTTCAATTCGAAAATGCCGAGTTATTCGTTACATCAACAGATAACAAAAACTTTGAGATAACCCTTAGAACGACTTATGATGACGTACTTCAGTTTTCTGTATATGATATTAACGGGAAACAACTTGTATTCAACAACCTTGTTAATGAAGGAAATAAATTTACCTACTCATTAGACATGTCGTATGTAGCAAGTGGAGTTTATATGATCAAGCTTGGTAATTCTACCATAGAAAAATCTGCCAAGATCATCGTAAAGTAA